The Lacipirellula parvula genome window below encodes:
- a CDS encoding DUF1254 domain-containing protein, which yields MTKEYVETVGRMAYLWGWPLVNNYNRSEAIKNLPEPGRMGGIVPVAPPGQISMLTDYIDAEERFVTCPNQDTVYGAGYQRLNSKPVIVQVPDFGDRFWTYQLCDARTDAFCNMGQQNGTKPGFYLIVGPEWQGKKPDGVTEVYRSSTDLAVIFPRVFQSDDPADKAAIQPLLSQIAVYPLSEFDGTMKTKDWHKTPAFPSPAGAGSGEAKWVVPEKFFDELPQVMKEIPPLPGEESLYAQFQGVLDAAAKDPKIKAILTQTAIDAEESLIKPLFEFHNNGRPVGNGWNSPSNGAAWGVDYLSRAATARSNMYDNAPSTTRYIYADYDSTGARLNSANKYTVTFPKGQTPPVEGFWSLTLYNDKHLFSPNALNRYSLGTKNAKTLKENADGSLTLYVQSESPGAEHEANWLPTPKEADFSLFIRAYWPKQAVLDGSWTPPKIELQK from the coding sequence ATGACGAAAGAATACGTCGAAACGGTCGGCCGGATGGCCTATCTCTGGGGCTGGCCGTTGGTGAACAACTACAACCGCTCGGAGGCGATCAAAAATCTTCCCGAGCCGGGGCGAATGGGGGGCATCGTGCCGGTCGCGCCGCCGGGGCAGATTTCGATGCTGACCGATTACATCGACGCCGAAGAGCGGTTCGTCACCTGCCCCAACCAGGACACTGTCTACGGCGCGGGCTACCAGCGTTTGAACTCCAAGCCCGTCATCGTGCAGGTGCCTGATTTCGGCGATCGATTCTGGACGTACCAACTGTGCGACGCCCGTACCGACGCCTTCTGCAACATGGGCCAGCAGAATGGTACGAAGCCGGGGTTCTATTTGATCGTCGGCCCCGAATGGCAGGGCAAGAAACCAGACGGCGTGACGGAGGTCTATCGTTCGTCGACAGACTTAGCCGTGATTTTTCCTCGCGTCTTCCAGAGCGACGATCCCGCCGATAAGGCGGCGATCCAGCCACTGCTCAGCCAGATTGCCGTTTACCCGCTCAGCGAGTTCGACGGGACGATGAAGACGAAGGATTGGCACAAGACGCCGGCATTCCCATCGCCCGCCGGAGCGGGTTCCGGCGAAGCGAAGTGGGTCGTGCCAGAGAAGTTCTTCGATGAACTTCCGCAAGTCATGAAGGAGATCCCGCCGCTGCCGGGCGAGGAATCGCTCTACGCCCAATTCCAAGGGGTGCTCGATGCGGCGGCGAAGGATCCGAAGATCAAAGCGATCCTCACGCAAACGGCGATCGACGCGGAAGAGTCGCTCATCAAACCGCTGTTTGAATTTCACAACAATGGCCGACCGGTGGGGAATGGTTGGAATTCTCCTTCCAACGGCGCGGCGTGGGGCGTCGACTACCTCTCGCGTGCGGCCACGGCGCGGTCGAACATGTACGACAACGCGCCGAGCACCACGCGGTATATTTACGCCGACTACGATTCGACCGGAGCGCGGCTGAATAGCGCGAATAAGTACACGGTGACGTTCCCGAAGGGACAAACGCCGCCCGTTGAAGGCTTCTGGTCGCTGACGCTGTACAACGACAAGCACCTCTTCTCGCCCAACGCGCTCAATCGCTATTCGCTGGGAACCAAGAACGCGAAGACGCTGAAAGAAAATGCCGATGGATCGCTAACGCTCTATGTGCAGAGCGAGTCGCCGGGCGCTGAGCACGAAGCGAACTGGCTGCCGACGCCGAAAGAGGCCGACTTTTCGTTGTTCATTCGGGCCTACTGGCCGAAGCAGGCGGTGCTCGACGGTTCGTGGACGCCGCCGAAGATCGAACTGCAGAAGTGA